The sequence below is a genomic window from Brevibacillus laterosporus.
GTCCTTTTTCACTTATGATGTATTCAATCTTATCTGGTGTAATGCTACTGTCGCTCAATGAAGCAGGTAAATCATTTGCTTGAACATTGGTAATTGTCCAAGGAATTGTGACTCCAATAGACAATGCTGCAACCAATGACATTCCAACTAATTTCTTAATCATGGTCATTACTCCCTTTTATGTAAAATACATACAAACCGAATAATAACATACAATTATTGGATATTCCATTCTGTTTGTAGTATTTTTAATATATTCCGTATTTAGGAGGTTCTAAATTCATGTTTAAAATAGGTATTGCGTTTCTTTTTGGAGCTTTCACCCATTTGTTTCTAACTTTGGTTTATGCAGAATACATGTCGCTAGAAATGTTTAAAATCATTGGATCGAAATCAGCTTATGACCTAAATAGTTCTTTCTATTCTCTTTTCTATTGGGAATTGGCCATAAGCGCCGCAATAATTTTACTCTCCTTCTTTATTAAGAAGGAACCAAAGTAAAAATATCCACACATGTATATTGCTAAAAGGGGAAAAACACCCTAGAACTACAAGTTCTACGCATGTGTTTCTAAGTAAGATCGCCAAAATATCGTTGGCGGTCTTCTTTTTTAGAAAAGGACCAACAATAGCAACGTAATATATCAAATTGGAATAATAGTCTATATCTTGTAAACTATTTAACGAATACGTCAGGAGGTGCTAAGCAGTCATGAAAGTAGCGATATACATTTGTTTTTCAACAGATGAACAGGCCAAGGAAAGCGTCTCACTTGAAGAACAACAGGAACGCCTTGTAGCTTATTGCAAAGCTAACGGCTGGAAAGAATATACCCTACATAGATGATTGCTATAGCGCTAAAACAACGGCCCGTCCTGAGTTCCAAAAGATGATGAGGGATTATAGTCTAAAAAGATAGAAATCGTTGTGACGACGAAAATAGACCGTCTGACGAGTCATTTGATACTACTACACCAGTTGGCGGAATGATTTTGTAATACTAGGCGTTTTCGCGGAATTCGAACGCGAACGCAATGCGGAACGTGTTAAAGATAATATGATTCATATGGCTAAGTTTATGGATCAGCGCAAAGGTAAAACCATAGCACGTTCATGCTATGGTTTTGACATTATGATAAAGAGTATGTTGTCAATTCAGTGGAATCTGCCGTCGTATAGCAGCGATTTTAAAACGCACCATTTGTTTCCTTCATCAATCTTTCCAATTCATCAAGCCTTTCCTTAAATACCTGCATCGCGTCCTCTATCGGCTTAGCTGTCGTCATATCTACTCCTGCTTCCTTCAAAACGATAAGAGGCGGTTTAGAGCTCCCTAACGAAAGTAAAGTCTGAATATAGCGCTCTGATTCTGGTTTTCCACCCGCTTCTACTTGTTTGGCCAGAGCCACGGATGCCGCAAAGCTAGTAGCATACTGATAGACATAATAGTTGTAATAAAAATGCGGAACGCGAGCCCACTCCATAGCAATCTCTTGATCCATAACTACCTGTTTACCATAATATTTTTTGTTAATATCCAAATACATTTTCTTAAGGGAGTCGGCCTGCAATGCTTCACCGCGTTGTTCAGCTTCATGCATCGCCTTCTCAAATTCAGCAAATTGAGTCTGACGGAATAACGTTGTACGGAAATTCTCTAAGTTTTGCACGAGCAAAGCCATTTTCTCTTTGTTTGTCTGAGCACTTTTATATTGACTAGTAAACAAGAGATTTTCATTCATGGTGGAGGCAACCTCAGCAGTGAAAATCGGATAACCTGATGTTATATAGGGTTGTGCCTTGTTTGTGTAGTAAGATTGCATAGCATGTCCCAATTCATGGGCAATAGTTGAGACATCTCCCTTTAAGCCTTGATAATTTAGCAATACATATGGGTGTGTATCATAAGCACCCCATTGGTAAGCACCTGTTCTTTTATCGGGTGTGGAATATACATCTATCCATCTGTTATCAAATGCCCTTTTAATGTGAGATACATACTCCTCACCAAGAGGCATAATCCCTTTTACAACCATCTCTCTTGCTTGCTCATATGGGATATATTCCGTTTTGCGATCAAATAAAGGTACATATAAGTCATACATATGAAGCTCTGGTAATGAAAGAATCTCTTTACGTAGCTTTAGATAACGCTCTAATAACGGTAAATTCTTGTTTACGGTGGAAATCAATTGATCATATACCTCTACAGGTACATGATTTGGTGTAAGGCTAGCTTCCAAAGCATTCTTGTACTTTCTATTTGATGCATATAGGTTATTTGCTTTGATTTGCCCTGCAATAGTCTGGGCCAGCGTATCCTGATATTTCTCTAGTGTCTGATACATAGCCTGGTATGCTGCTTTTCTTACCCTCTGATCCTTGCTTTCCAAATAAGTAGCATAATTCGTTCGGGTTAATGGCACCATTTTACCGGATTCAACTTTTATAAGGGGTAACGGGATGTCTTTGGAGAGCATCTTATAAGTGTTTTCTGGGTTTTCTCCCAACGAAGTAAATGAAGCTAACAATTGTTCCTGTTCTTTCGGAAGCATGTGCTGTTTCGTACGAAGCTTTTCTTCAATAAACGGTTTATAAGGGGCTAGTTCTTTTGCCTGCAAAAACTTTTTCATCTTTTGATCGGGTATCAAAATAAGCTCTGGCCCTACCCAAGCTGTTTTTTCCTTAACATACACACGTATCTTTTCCGCCTGGTTCAAAATCGCCTGAGCACTTGGATCTGCCGTCTGTATATCAAAATTCAGCGTAGCATACACGTTCACTTTATCGAGTAGACGCATCAACTGACTATACGCTTCCATTCCTTGAACAAGTGCCTTTGCTGATTGGCCCCATTTCCCTTGGTGCTTCGCAAAATCATCGGCTAGGCGCTTTACTTCCTGCTTATCTTTTTCCCACGAAGTAAGATTTGGATAAGTATTTGCTAGATTCCATGTAAAAATGGTTGGAATTTCTTTGCGATTTTGATATGATATTCGTTGTGTCTCTTTTTTATCCCCTTGTGGATAGGCAAAGGAAACAGACATAAAACTACTGTGGATAAAAAACGTGCATGCCGCAAAAGCGCATACAATGCTCTTTCTTTTTGTAGAAAGCATAGTAGCTGACTCCTTTCTAATACAGTAACACTTCTAAATTTTATTTATGATATACATACTCTAGTTCGGCATGAATTTTATTCAGAAATATTCCTGGTAACAGTCACCTCTATTATTGTGAGAAATTGTGAGAAAATTATTCAGTTCATTTTTGAATAAACCTGTGGATATCTCTGTGGATAGTTTTCTTAAAAAAAGTTATACACAAGTGAAAGCCTTGCTACGTATAGGTTTTCACTTTTTGGGTTATCCACATTTTTTTGTATGATTTTGTGGGTAGTTTTTTTTCCATACAAAAAAATGCCCCCTTATAAGGAGGGCACTGAAAAAGTCCACTTAACAAAAAAAAGGTATAATCCCTCATTTTTCGAGGTGATTGTACCTTTTTTCTGTATAATAAAAGTATCAATTTATGTGGGTGGGTACGATGATTCAAAAACAACAATCAATGATCTTCAGTCCATTTATAGCTATATATGATGTAGTCGTTCCGAAGGATAATTTGTTACGAAAAATCAACGAACTTATGGACTTCTCTTTTGTGTATGACGAGCTTAAGGATAAATACTGCCTAGATAATGGTCGTAAAGCTATTGATCCTATTCGTATGTTTAAATATTTATTGTTGAAGTCTATTTATGATTTGTCTGATGTAGATTTGGTTGAACGTTCGAAATATGACATGTCATTTAAGTATTTTCTCCATATGGTACCAGAGGAGAAAGTGATAGAAGCGAGTTCTTTAACCAAATTTCGAAAGCTACGTTTAAAAGACATTAACCTTCTAGATATGCTTATTAATAAAACAGTTCAAATCGCTATTGAAAAGGGGATTATCAAAAGTAAAGCTATTATTGTTGATGCTACTCATACGAAAGCTCGCTATAATCAAAAATCTCCGAAGGAGATCCTCACGGATCGATCAAAGAAATTAAGAAGAGCCGTCTACACAATAGATGAAAATATGAAGCAGAAGTTCCCTGCTAAAACAACATCCAATGTATTAGAGGATGAAATAGACTACTGTCAAAAGCTCATTGACGTAATCGAAAAAGAAGGCAATATCTCCGAGTATCCAAAAGTAAAAGAACAGTTAAATCTACTGAAAGAAACTGTCACTGATGACCTCGAACAGTTGCAAATCTCAGAAGATCCTGATGCAAAACTTGGTCATAAAAGTGCAGATTCCTCGTTTTTTGGCTACAAAACACACTTGGCAATGAGTGAAGAAAGGATAATCACAGCCGCAACAATTACTTCTGGAGAAAAAAGTGATGGAAAGCAATTACAAACGTTGATTGAGAAAAGTATAGAAGCTGGCATGGAGATTGAAACAGTTATCGGTGATACAGCTTATTCGGAAAAAGATAATATTATTTACAGTAAAAAGAATGAAATCAAACTAGTTTCTAAATTAAACCCTCTCGTTACGCAAGGGAATCGTAAAAAGGAAGATGAATTTGAATTTAATAAGGATGCCGGGATGTATGTGTGTAAAGCAGGACATATGGCAGTCCGTAAAGCTCGACAAGGGAAAAAAGGTGTAGGGAAAAATCAAACGGATACGTATTACTTTGATATTGAGAAATGCAAGCAATGTCCATTGAAAGAGGATTGTTATAAAGACGGAGCAAAAAGCAAAAGTTACTCAGTGAGTATTAAATCCAGTGAACATACTGAACAGGCAAAATTCCAAGAGAGTGAGTACTTTAAAGAAAAATCAAAGGAAAGATATAAAATTGAAGCGAAAAACAGTGAGCTAAAACACAGACACGGGTATGATGTGGCATCATCTTCGGGTCTTATTGGCATGGAGTTACAAGGGGCAATGGCTATATTCACTGTAAACTTAAAAAGAATATTGAAATTAATGGATTAAAAACAAAATAATAAACCGATGAAAATGGTAAAAAGACGACTCTTGCATTCAAGAAATGAATTTGAGCCGTCTTTTTTTTGATGAAGCTATATAATTCCTTCGGAAAATCGTAAGATTTTCAGTGCCCTCCTTATAAGGAGGCATCTTTTCTTATCTAGCATATTATGGTTATTCCTCTGAGGACTCTTTTGGCGCTGACACCAATACCTTTTTCATCTTCTTTTCAAATTCTAATCGCGGAATCATCACACTGTGATCACATCCCGTGCATTTAATTCGAATATCCATCCCCATACGAATAATCTTCCATGCATTCGTGCCGCACGGATGCTGTTTTTTCATCTGGACGATATCTCCCAGATCAAAATGCTTTCTTTCCATGAATTCACCCACCCGGATTTATCACTTTTTTATCTTTACTCATCATAACAGTTTTAGGGTATGGAATTTCAATACCTCTATGAATAAATTCTTGTTTAATTCGCGCTCTCATCTTACGCATAATTCCAAAATGCGTATTAGGCTTACACTCTGCTGTCACACGAATAATGACTTCAGATGGTCCTAACGCTTGTACGCCCAACACCTGCGGCGGAGTTACAATATCCTCTTCTTCTTTATCCATTTTATCTACGATTTCCTTTAATATCTGTTCTACATGCGTCAAATCCTCCTCATAAGCGATAGAAACATCGACAAAGGCGACGGAATTCTGAACCGAGAAATTAGTCACTTGATTAATCGTACCATTTGGAAAGATATTTACTTCTCCCGTCCAGCTTTTAATTTTTGTGATACGTAAACCAATAACCAAAACGGTTCCCGTAATTCCATTGATCGTCACCATGTCTCCCACAGCAAATTGATCTTCAAAAATAATAAAAAATCCTGTAATAACGTCTTTTACTAAGCTTTGCGCTCCGAATCCCACTGCTAGACTCAGTACCCCAGCACTAACTAATACTGGTTGCAAATCTAGTCCTATTTGCCTTAGTACAACCAATAGTGTAATGAAATAGATCGTATATCTAGACACATTTTTAACCAGTATGCGCATAGTATCTACACGACGTCTATCAAATTGAATCATGCTTTTTTCACGATTAATAAAAATGCGATCTACCGATTTTCCAATAATGGTTACTAAAATACGCGCCATCACAATAATGAGGACAATCCCCATCAATCCAAAACCTTTATCCACCCAAAAATCGGGGTTTGATATTATTCCATACACCTGAGTCCACATCTTTTGAAATGCTGTTAAGTTGGCAGTCAAGTCTTGTTGTATTTCCTCCAAGTCTCTCATCCCTTTCTTTTTTACATAGATATCTCCACGTAGGTTCCATTTTCATAGCGAAAAAATCCACGTATAACTACGTGTTGCGAAGTAATGATAGCCAGAGCCTGTTCAAATGACTCTCGTGGAAATTCAATAGATAGTGCACATCCAGCCGTAATTTCTTTAGGCGTCGGTCGGGTATCAATTTCAATATCGTCATATTCCAATAACATTTCTGCCCGTAACGCTTGCTGTGTTGAATCAAAAGCGATCAAGACGGTACCTTCCATCTTTGTGCCCTCTCCTTTTCCTTCTAACCTCTATCACACTTACTTATCTACTTATTAGTAAAGCTTTATCTATTTTACCCGGAGATGAGACTCTCTTCTACTTTCTCTTACAGTTTTTCATCAATTTCTAATCTCAAAACTCCTTGTTCAGGTATAAAACACCATGAATCTCCATATACTAGGAATACTTTTATTTTCTTGGGGGTATCTATGAAACGATTTGAAGAGAATCCGGATGTTTCTTATCCTCCTTTTAAAGTTGATCACACACATGAGTCAGCCACGAGAAAATTGTCTGCTCATCTATATGAACGTTTCCTTCAAAAGTCAGTTGATCAAGATCTGGTAATCCTTTGCATTGGAACAGATCGCTCTACAGGTGATGCCTTAGGTCCTTTGGTTGGCTCTCGATTACAAACGTATTATCTTGACCACATCTCGGTATACGGGACACTTGAATCTCCTGTTCATGCTGTTAACCTCGAAGATCAAATCACTATGATTACAGAAAGACACCCTAATGCTCTCATCGTAGCTATTGACGCTTGCTTGGGACAATATCAACACGTAGGATGTATTAACGTCGCTGATGGTCCAGTGAAACCTGGAGCTGGAGTCAAGAAAGAATTACCCGCAGTCGGACACTTTCATATAACCGGAATTGTGAATGTCGGTGGGTTTATGGAGTACTTCGTCTTACAAAACACGCGATTACATATTGTAGTCAGCATGGCAGATATTATTGCCTCAGCTATTTCCAAAGCAACAACTCAATTATTCTCTCCTCAGCTTGATTACACATGGCAGGATATGCCGTATGTACGAGACGGTAGTTGATACTAAAAAGGAGACCTCACTCACGGTAAGGTCTCCTTTTCATTTTCATCCTCTTTTATCCGACATAAAAAGCCTCGGAAATTTCATTAATTGCCGAAATCAGTCGCCTCACGTCGGTTTCGTCGTTATATACCCCAAAGCTGGCCCTCACAGCGCCTCTTTTTTCAGTACCTGCCGTCTCATGTCCAAGCGGCGTACAATGATAACCAGCTCTAACAGCGATTTGATATTGTTGATCTAAAATAAATGCAATCTCAGAGGCATCTGCGCCTTGTACATTAAAGGCAACGAGCCCAACCCGTTCAATAGACAAGTCAGGTCCGTATACCTCCACTCCATCTATCTTTATCAATTCTTCGATGGTCATTTTTGTTAACGACCATTCTTGATGATGAATCTGCTCAATCCCTGTTTCTAATACAAACGATACACCAGCACCAAGCCCCGCAATACCCACTGTATTAGCTGT
It includes:
- a CDS encoding recombinase family protein gives rise to the protein MKVAIYICFSTDEQAKESVSLEEQQERLVAYCKANGWKEYTLHR
- the pepF gene encoding oligoendopeptidase F — protein: MLSTKRKSIVCAFAACTFFIHSSFMSVSFAYPQGDKKETQRISYQNRKEIPTIFTWNLANTYPNLTSWEKDKQEVKRLADDFAKHQGKWGQSAKALVQGMEAYSQLMRLLDKVNVYATLNFDIQTADPSAQAILNQAEKIRVYVKEKTAWVGPELILIPDQKMKKFLQAKELAPYKPFIEEKLRTKQHMLPKEQEQLLASFTSLGENPENTYKMLSKDIPLPLIKVESGKMVPLTRTNYATYLESKDQRVRKAAYQAMYQTLEKYQDTLAQTIAGQIKANNLYASNRKYKNALEASLTPNHVPVEVYDQLISTVNKNLPLLERYLKLRKEILSLPELHMYDLYVPLFDRKTEYIPYEQAREMVVKGIMPLGEEYVSHIKRAFDNRWIDVYSTPDKRTGAYQWGAYDTHPYVLLNYQGLKGDVSTIAHELGHAMQSYYTNKAQPYITSGYPIFTAEVASTMNENLLFTSQYKSAQTNKEKMALLVQNLENFRTTLFRQTQFAEFEKAMHEAEQRGEALQADSLKKMYLDINKKYYGKQVVMDQEIAMEWARVPHFYYNYYVYQYATSFAASVALAKQVEAGGKPESERYIQTLLSLGSSKPPLIVLKEAGVDMTTAKPIEDAMQVFKERLDELERLMKETNGAF
- a CDS encoding IS1182 family transposase; the encoded protein is MIQKQQSMIFSPFIAIYDVVVPKDNLLRKINELMDFSFVYDELKDKYCLDNGRKAIDPIRMFKYLLLKSIYDLSDVDLVERSKYDMSFKYFLHMVPEEKVIEASSLTKFRKLRLKDINLLDMLINKTVQIAIEKGIIKSKAIIVDATHTKARYNQKSPKEILTDRSKKLRRAVYTIDENMKQKFPAKTTSNVLEDEIDYCQKLIDVIEKEGNISEYPKVKEQLNLLKETVTDDLEQLQISEDPDAKLGHKSADSSFFGYKTHLAMSEERIITAATITSGEKSDGKQLQTLIEKSIEAGMEIETVIGDTAYSEKDNIIYSKKNEIKLVSKLNPLVTQGNRKKEDEFEFNKDAGMYVCKAGHMAVRKARQGKKGVGKNQTDTYYFDIEKCKQCPLKEDCYKDGAKSKSYSVSIKSSEHTEQAKFQESEYFKEKSKERYKIEAKNSELKHRHGYDVASSSGLIGMELQGAMAIFTVNLKRILKLMD
- a CDS encoding DUF951 domain-containing protein; protein product: MERKHFDLGDIVQMKKQHPCGTNAWKIIRMGMDIRIKCTGCDHSVMIPRLEFEKKMKKVLVSAPKESSEE
- a CDS encoding mechanosensitive ion channel family protein, which gives rise to MEEIQQDLTANLTAFQKMWTQVYGIISNPDFWVDKGFGLMGIVLIIVMARILVTIIGKSVDRIFINREKSMIQFDRRRVDTMRILVKNVSRYTIYFITLLVVLRQIGLDLQPVLVSAGVLSLAVGFGAQSLVKDVITGFFIIFEDQFAVGDMVTINGITGTVLVIGLRITKIKSWTGEVNIFPNGTINQVTNFSVQNSVAFVDVSIAYEEDLTHVEQILKEIVDKMDKEEEDIVTPPQVLGVQALGPSEVIIRVTAECKPNTHFGIMRKMRARIKQEFIHRGIEIPYPKTVMMSKDKKVINPGG
- a CDS encoding DUF3343 domain-containing protein, whose translation is MEGTVLIAFDSTQQALRAEMLLEYDDIEIDTRPTPKEITAGCALSIEFPRESFEQALAIITSQHVVIRGFFRYENGTYVEISM
- the yyaC gene encoding spore protease YyaC gives rise to the protein MKRFEENPDVSYPPFKVDHTHESATRKLSAHLYERFLQKSVDQDLVILCIGTDRSTGDALGPLVGSRLQTYYLDHISVYGTLESPVHAVNLEDQITMITERHPNALIVAIDACLGQYQHVGCINVADGPVKPGAGVKKELPAVGHFHITGIVNVGGFMEYFVLQNTRLHIVVSMADIIASAISKATTQLFSPQLDYTWQDMPYVRDGS